One Tachypleus tridentatus isolate NWPU-2018 chromosome 3, ASM421037v1, whole genome shotgun sequence DNA window includes the following coding sequences:
- the LOC143247198 gene encoding sodium/potassium-transporting ATPase subunit beta-like: protein MTDTSRQENREAFVMENMDGKKEDETTEEVPFKVENINVASAIEAKERDKASRPGKEGRVKGFRSWLAKPRVMWWIAVMLAILLITVVLIITLLAMKDSPETYQDTTPRLMMVLPRPKGPYQLIQFRHGSLPHEGAAWPILVNELSSLMSNYDSKLNIDRNRTECFGQLPPDGYACYFDTSQISPDCRANNFYGYQDGTPCIFLQFPNITGWKPQPYNTRDLEMNRYLPKELRYGYNPAFAFIDCQGDTDIDKENMGPVLFMPEQGFPVNFFPYTSHPDYMPPLVVIRFRQPKTGVAISITCKLWAKNVSHQYDVVPSGVTRLTLLID from the coding sequence ATGACTGATACAAGTAGACAAGAGAACAGAGAAGCATTTGTAATGGAAAATATGGATGGAAAAAAGGAAGATGAAACCACAGAAGAAGTTCCTTTTAAGGTTGAAAATATTAATGTAGCTTCTGCGATTGAAGCTAAAGAAAGAGACAAAGCCTCCAGACCTGGTAAAGAAGGTAGAGTTAAAGGGTTTCGGTCCTGGTTGGCTAAACCAAGGGTGATGTGGTGGATAGCTGTCATGTTGGCCATTCTACTGATCACCGTCGTTTTGATCATCACACTTCTGGCGATGAAAGACTCACCAGAGACGTATCAGGACACCACTCCACGTCTGATGATGGTTCTTCCACGACCAAAAGGACCCTATCAGTTGATCCAGTTTCGGCACGGAAGCCTTCCCCACGAAGGAGCTGCTTGGCCAATTCTTGTCAATGAACTTAGTAGCTTAATGTCTAATTATGACTCGAAACTTAATATCGATCGAAATAGAACGGAATGCTTTGGACAGCTACCTCCGGATGGCTACGCGTGCTATTTCGACACCAGCCAGATATCGCCGGATTGTCGAGCAAATAACTTTTATGGATATCAGGATGGGACTCCGTGCATTTTTCTTCAGTTTCCAAACATCACAGGTTGGAAGCCTCAACCATACAATACCAGAGATCTAGAAATGAACAGGTACTTGCCAAAGGAGCTTCGCTACGGATACAACCCCGCCTTCGCCTTCATTGACTGTCAGGGTGACACGGATATAGATAAGGAGAATATGGGCCCAGTTCTCTTCATGCCAGAACAAGGTTTTCCTGTCAACTTTTTCCCATACACGAGTCATCCTGATTACATGCCGCCTCTAGTAGTAATACGGTTTCGCCAACCAAAAACTGGGGTGGCAATCAGCATTACGTGTAAACTTTGGGCTAAAAATGTCAGTCACCAATATGACGTCGTCCCCAGCGGTGTTACACGATTGACTCTTTTGATCGATTAG